A genomic segment from Comamonas terrigena NBRC 13299 encodes:
- a CDS encoding methyl-accepting chemotaxis protein → MKTVTQPARDEVHASMHAMACRADVTVLGILSLGAVAAAALGGIYGALGAGSTAALLLLAIAAVTYRLAPGSMLSRCTLAVCGMGMVALHIQLSMGQTELHFGVFVFLAFLLVYRDWRPIVVAAAAIAVHHVAFDHLQWLGLPVFCLTQPDVGRVVLHAVFVVVQTAVEVGIALRMRTDAVESAELRSLCQPSASGELSLNVQHKPVTSPTAQSVRHALARMHEVVAETHAAAALVLQTSNTIAQGNQHLGQRAESAVSQLQQTAASMDAIRSSAHACGSVVRNVVSTMEAIHSSARKIGDIVGLIDSIAFQTNILALNAAVEAARAGEQGRGFAMVASEVRALAQRSASAARDVRQLIEQSMGHADHGANLVGQAGHSMDQLVSHSQQVATLIEAISQTAQQQATQLQHASSAVQQVDTLTQENAALVEQSSHAAQALAQQAQRLSHLVAGFQTDNTLQNSSQATECAALSLR, encoded by the coding sequence ATGAAGACTGTCACGCAGCCAGCCCGGGACGAAGTGCATGCCAGCATGCATGCCATGGCATGCCGCGCGGATGTAACCGTGCTGGGCATTCTGAGTCTGGGGGCGGTGGCCGCGGCAGCGCTGGGTGGCATCTATGGCGCCCTGGGCGCCGGCAGTACCGCCGCCCTGCTTCTGCTGGCCATCGCTGCCGTGACCTACCGTCTGGCACCCGGTTCCATGCTGTCCCGGTGCACGCTGGCAGTGTGCGGCATGGGCATGGTGGCCCTGCACATCCAGCTGTCGATGGGGCAAACCGAGCTGCACTTCGGTGTGTTCGTTTTTCTGGCATTTTTGCTGGTCTACCGTGACTGGCGCCCCATCGTGGTGGCAGCCGCCGCCATTGCCGTGCACCATGTGGCCTTCGACCACCTGCAGTGGCTGGGCCTGCCCGTGTTCTGCCTGACCCAGCCGGATGTGGGGCGCGTGGTCCTGCACGCAGTGTTTGTGGTGGTACAGACAGCGGTGGAAGTGGGCATTGCGCTGCGCATGCGCACCGACGCAGTGGAATCGGCCGAGCTGCGCAGCCTGTGCCAGCCTTCCGCCAGCGGCGAGCTGTCGCTGAACGTGCAGCACAAGCCCGTCACCAGCCCCACGGCGCAATCCGTGCGCCATGCGCTGGCGCGCATGCACGAGGTGGTGGCCGAAACCCATGCCGCCGCCGCACTGGTGCTGCAGACCAGCAACACCATCGCCCAAGGCAACCAGCACCTGGGCCAGCGTGCTGAATCCGCGGTGAGCCAGTTGCAGCAGACGGCTGCCAGCATGGACGCCATCCGCAGCAGCGCACATGCCTGCGGCAGCGTGGTGCGCAATGTCGTGAGCACCATGGAAGCCATTCACAGCAGTGCGCGCAAGATCGGTGACATCGTGGGGCTGATCGACTCCATTGCCTTCCAGACCAATATCCTGGCACTGAATGCCGCCGTGGAAGCCGCACGCGCAGGGGAACAAGGCAGGGGCTTTGCCATGGTGGCCAGCGAAGTACGGGCCCTGGCCCAGCGCAGCGCCAGTGCCGCCCGGGATGTGCGCCAGTTGATCGAACAATCGATGGGCCACGCCGACCATGGAGCCAATCTGGTGGGCCAGGCAGGCCACAGCATGGACCAACTGGTCAGCCACTCCCAGCAGGTCGCCACACTGATCGAGGCCATCAGTCAGACCGCACAGCAACAGGCCACCCAGCTGCAGCATGCCAGCTCGGCGGTACAGCAGGTGGACACGCTGACCCAGGAGAATGCGGCTCTGGTAGAGCAATCCAGCCACGCCGCACAGGCACTGGCACAGCAGGCGCAGCGGCTTAGCCATCTGGTGGCGGGTTTCCAGACCGACAACACCCTGCAAAACAGCAGCCAAGCGACCGAGTGCGCCGCATTGTCATTGAGGTAA
- a CDS encoding CoA transferase, whose product MRHHPTLQGIRVLSLALNLPGPAALLRCHQMGAICTKLEPPPPEGSSSADPMAQYSPAAYRELHQGVRVLHANLKTEEGQLLLQQELLVTDVLITSFRPGALIKLGVDWEHLHARYPQLCMVRIQGDLNAEAASQPGHDLTYQAEAGLVSPGHMPTSLHADMAGALSAAEALLQALLERERSGTGVVRDVGLAQAAHWLAQPLHWGLTTPNGDVGGAHAGYRVYATADGHVAVAALEPHFARQLCALAGVECDGSVQAMRTPAVHDQIARFLQTTAGTDLERLSVEKDIPLHVLADRNK is encoded by the coding sequence ATGAGACACCACCCCACACTTCAAGGCATCCGCGTCCTCAGCCTGGCGCTGAATCTGCCGGGGCCGGCCGCCCTGCTGCGCTGCCACCAGATGGGCGCCATCTGCACCAAGCTCGAGCCTCCACCGCCCGAGGGCAGCAGCAGCGCCGACCCCATGGCCCAGTACAGCCCTGCTGCCTACCGCGAGCTGCACCAGGGTGTGCGCGTGCTGCACGCCAATCTCAAAACAGAGGAAGGCCAACTGCTGCTGCAGCAGGAGCTGCTGGTCACCGATGTGCTCATCACCTCCTTCCGCCCGGGCGCCCTGATCAAGCTGGGAGTGGACTGGGAGCACCTGCACGCCCGTTACCCCCAGCTGTGCATGGTGCGCATTCAGGGGGATCTGAATGCCGAAGCAGCCAGCCAACCCGGCCACGACCTGACCTACCAGGCCGAAGCCGGCCTGGTCAGCCCCGGCCACATGCCCACCAGCCTGCACGCCGACATGGCCGGCGCCCTGAGCGCGGCCGAAGCCCTGCTGCAAGCCCTGCTGGAGCGTGAACGCAGCGGCACCGGCGTGGTGCGCGACGTGGGCCTGGCCCAGGCGGCCCACTGGCTGGCCCAGCCCCTGCACTGGGGCCTGACCACTCCCAACGGCGATGTGGGCGGGGCCCATGCCGGCTATCGTGTCTACGCCACGGCCGACGGGCATGTAGCCGTAGCCGCCCTGGAGCCCCACTTTGCCCGCCAGCTCTGCGCCCTGGCAGGCGTGGAGTGCGACGGCAGCGTGCAGGCCATGCGCACACCGGCGGTGCACGACCAAATCGCCCGCTTCCTGCAGACCACCGCTGGTACAGATTTAGAACGCTTGTCCGTAGAAAAGGACATTCCCCTACATGTCCTTGCAGATAGAAACAAATAA
- a CDS encoding amino acid aminotransferase produces MSLFTAVEMAPRDPILGLNDQFAADNNPNKVNLGVGVYFDDNGKLPLLQCVQAAEKAMMDKPTARGYLPIDGIAAYDNGVKALVFGAESDVVKSGRVSTVQAVGGTGGLKIGADFLKKLNPNAKVLISDPSWENHRAIFQNAGFEVDSYKYYDAANRAINFEGMIADLSAAAPGTVVVLHACCHNPTGYDITPAQWDKVIEVVKAKGLVAFLDMAYQGFGYGLAEDGAVIAKFVAAGLNIFVSTSFSKSFSLYGERVGALSVVANDKEEAARVLSQLKIVIRTNYSNPPTHGGAVVAAVLNNPELRAQWEAELGEMRVRIKAMRQKLVDGLKAAGVQQDMSFITTQIGMFSYSGLSKDQMVRLRNEFGVYGTDTGRMCVAALNSKNIDHVCKSIAAVI; encoded by the coding sequence ATGTCTCTGTTTACCGCCGTCGAGATGGCTCCCCGCGATCCGATCCTGGGCCTGAATGATCAATTCGCCGCCGACAACAACCCCAACAAAGTGAACCTGGGCGTGGGCGTGTATTTCGACGATAACGGCAAGCTGCCCCTGCTGCAGTGCGTGCAGGCTGCTGAAAAGGCCATGATGGACAAGCCCACCGCCCGCGGCTACCTGCCCATCGACGGCATCGCTGCCTACGACAACGGCGTGAAGGCCCTGGTGTTCGGCGCCGAGTCCGACGTGGTCAAGTCCGGCCGCGTGTCCACCGTGCAGGCCGTGGGCGGTACGGGCGGCCTGAAGATCGGCGCAGACTTCCTGAAGAAGCTCAACCCCAACGCCAAGGTGCTGATCTCCGACCCCAGCTGGGAAAACCACCGCGCCATCTTCCAGAACGCCGGTTTTGAAGTGGACAGCTACAAGTACTACGATGCCGCCAACCGCGCCATCAACTTCGAAGGCATGATCGCCGACCTGAGCGCAGCAGCCCCCGGCACTGTGGTGGTGCTGCACGCCTGCTGCCACAACCCCACCGGCTATGACATCACCCCCGCCCAGTGGGACAAAGTGATCGAAGTGGTCAAGGCCAAGGGCCTGGTCGCCTTCCTGGACATGGCCTACCAAGGCTTTGGCTACGGCCTGGCCGAGGACGGCGCCGTGATCGCCAAGTTCGTGGCCGCTGGCCTGAACATCTTCGTCTCCACCTCCTTCTCCAAGAGCTTCAGCCTGTACGGCGAGCGCGTGGGCGCCCTGTCCGTGGTGGCCAACGACAAGGAAGAAGCAGCCCGCGTGCTGTCGCAGCTGAAGATCGTCATCCGCACCAACTACTCCAACCCACCCACCCACGGTGGCGCTGTGGTGGCCGCCGTGCTGAACAACCCCGAGCTGCGTGCCCAGTGGGAAGCCGAGCTGGGCGAGATGCGCGTGCGCATCAAGGCCATGCGCCAGAAGCTGGTGGACGGCCTGAAGGCTGCCGGCGTGCAGCAAGACATGAGCTTCATCACCACCCAGATCGGCATGTTCAGCTACTCCGGCCTGTCCAAGGACCAGATGGTGCGCCTGCGCAATGAATTCGGCGTGTACGGCACCGACACCGGCCGCATGTGCGTGGCCGCACTGAACAGCAAGAACATCGACCACGTCTGCAAGTCCATTGCTGCCGTGATCTGA
- the uvrB gene encoding excinuclease ABC subunit UvrB — protein MQEAIDTAPEGTFVHFPDSPFELFQPYPPAGDQPAAIAKLVEGIEDGEAFQTLLGVTGSGKTFTMANVIARMGRPAIVFAPNKTLAAQLYSEFREFFPNNAVEYFVSYYDYYQPEAYVPQRDLFIEKDSAINEHIEQMRLSCTKSLMERRDVVIVATVSAIYGIGEPESYHRMVMTLRTGDTLSQRDAIAQLIRMQYQRNDQEFTRGKFRVRGDTIDVFPSENSELALRIELFDDEVDSLQLFDPLTGRVKQSIPRFTVYPSSHYVTPRDKVLAAVETIKLELAERLKQLVGDGKLVEAQRLEQRTRFDLEMLSEVGHCKGIENYTRHLSGSNPGDPPSTLTDYMPKDSLMFLDESHQMIGQLNAMYNGDKARKTTLVEYGFRLPSALDNRPLKFEEFEQRMRQVVFVSATPADYEKTHSGQVVDQVVRPTGLVDPEIEVRPATHQVDDVLQEIRKRSDVGERVLITTLTKRMAEQLTDYLTDNGVKVRYLHSDVDTVERVEIIRDLRLGAFDVLVGINLLREGLDIPEVSLVAILDADKEGFLRAERSLIQTIGRAARNLHGKAILYADRITDSMRKAIDETERRRVKQMAYNEANGVVPQAIVKRVKDLIDGVYSEKSGKEAKQLEVRQRQVEEVQELSEKEMAKEIKRLEKEMLEFARNLEFEQAARARDQLAALKTRMLGV, from the coding sequence ATGCAAGAAGCTATTGATACCGCGCCAGAAGGCACTTTTGTGCATTTCCCCGATTCGCCCTTCGAGCTGTTCCAGCCGTACCCGCCGGCAGGAGACCAGCCTGCGGCCATTGCCAAGCTGGTGGAAGGCATTGAGGACGGTGAGGCTTTTCAGACCTTGCTGGGGGTGACAGGTTCGGGCAAGACCTTCACCATGGCCAATGTGATTGCCCGCATGGGGCGGCCGGCCATTGTGTTTGCGCCCAACAAGACGCTGGCTGCACAGCTGTACAGCGAGTTCCGCGAGTTCTTCCCGAACAACGCGGTGGAATACTTTGTCAGCTACTACGATTATTACCAGCCCGAAGCCTATGTGCCGCAGCGCGACCTGTTCATTGAAAAGGACAGCGCCATCAACGAGCACATCGAGCAGATGCGGCTGTCGTGTACCAAAAGCCTGATGGAGCGGCGCGATGTGGTGATCGTGGCCACCGTCTCGGCGATCTACGGTATCGGCGAGCCGGAGAGCTACCACCGCATGGTGATGACACTGCGCACCGGCGATACGCTGAGCCAGCGCGATGCGATCGCCCAGCTGATCCGCATGCAGTACCAGCGCAACGACCAGGAGTTCACGCGCGGCAAGTTCCGCGTGCGCGGGGACACCATCGATGTGTTCCCGTCGGAAAACTCGGAGCTGGCGCTGCGCATCGAACTGTTTGACGATGAGGTGGACAGCCTGCAACTGTTCGATCCGCTGACCGGGCGCGTCAAGCAAAGCATCCCGCGCTTTACCGTCTACCCCAGCAGCCACTATGTGACGCCGCGCGACAAGGTGCTGGCGGCGGTGGAGACCATCAAGCTGGAGCTGGCCGAACGCCTGAAGCAATTGGTGGGCGACGGCAAACTGGTGGAAGCCCAGCGCCTGGAGCAGCGCACGCGCTTCGATCTGGAAATGCTGTCCGAAGTGGGGCACTGCAAGGGCATCGAGAACTACACGCGCCACCTGTCGGGCTCGAACCCGGGCGATCCGCCCAGCACGCTGACCGACTACATGCCCAAGGACTCGCTGATGTTCCTGGATGAGAGCCACCAGATGATCGGCCAGCTCAACGCCATGTACAACGGTGACAAGGCGCGCAAGACCACGCTGGTGGAATATGGCTTCCGCCTGCCGTCGGCGCTGGACAACCGTCCACTGAAATTCGAGGAGTTCGAGCAGCGCATGCGCCAGGTGGTGTTTGTCTCTGCCACGCCGGCGGACTACGAAAAGACGCACTCCGGCCAGGTGGTGGACCAGGTGGTGCGGCCCACCGGACTGGTCGATCCGGAAATTGAAGTGCGTCCTGCCACCCACCAGGTGGACGATGTGCTGCAGGAAATTCGCAAGCGGTCGGACGTGGGGGAGCGGGTGCTGATCACCACGCTGACCAAGCGCATGGCCGAGCAGCTGACCGACTACCTGACGGACAACGGAGTGAAGGTGCGCTATCTGCACTCGGATGTGGACACGGTGGAGCGTGTGGAAATCATCCGCGACCTGCGCCTGGGGGCTTTTGACGTGCTGGTGGGCATCAATCTGCTGCGCGAAGGCCTGGACATTCCCGAGGTGTCGCTGGTGGCCATCCTGGATGCGGACAAGGAAGGCTTTCTGCGTGCCGAGCGCAGCCTGATCCAGACCATCGGCCGCGCGGCGCGCAATCTCCACGGCAAGGCCATTCTGTATGCGGACCGGATCACGGATTCGATGCGCAAGGCCATCGACGAAACCGAACGCCGTCGCGTCAAGCAGATGGCGTACAACGAAGCGAATGGAGTGGTTCCGCAGGCTATTGTCAAGAGGGTGAAAGACCTGATTGATGGGGTCTACAGCGAAAAGAGCGGAAAAGAGGCCAAGCAACTCGAAGTACGCCAGCGTCAGGTCGAGGAAGTGCAGGAACTTTCCGAAAAGGAAATGGCCAAAGAAATCAAGCGTCTCGAGAAGGAGATGCTGGAGTTCGCGCGCAACCTGGAATTCGAGCAGGCCGCCCGTGCGCGCGATCAGTTGGCTGCGTTGAAGACGCGGATGTTGGGTGTCTAG
- the iscR gene encoding Fe-S cluster assembly transcriptional regulator IscR, giving the protein MRLTTKGRFAVTAMIDLALRQNNGPVTLAAISQRQQISLSYLEQLFGKLRRHELVESTRGPGGGYTLARKAADITVADIIVSVDEPIDATQCGGKENCMGEAGRCMTHELWAALNQRMVEFLDSVTLQKLVDEQIAKGVQIEDKPVVRRAISTAPVVKPIRVNAPNSVFALGNAFAKS; this is encoded by the coding sequence ATGCGTCTCACTACCAAAGGCCGCTTTGCGGTCACTGCCATGATCGACTTGGCCCTGCGCCAGAACAACGGTCCTGTCACCCTGGCGGCCATCAGCCAACGCCAGCAAATTTCGCTCTCTTATCTGGAGCAGTTGTTCGGCAAGCTGCGCCGCCATGAACTGGTGGAGTCGACCCGTGGTCCTGGTGGTGGATACACCCTGGCACGCAAGGCGGCCGACATCACCGTGGCCGACATCATTGTGTCGGTGGACGAGCCCATTGACGCCACCCAGTGTGGCGGCAAGGAAAACTGCATGGGCGAAGCCGGCCGTTGCATGACCCACGAGCTGTGGGCCGCACTGAACCAGCGCATGGTCGAGTTTCTGGACTCCGTCACCCTGCAAAAGCTGGTGGACGAGCAGATCGCCAAGGGCGTTCAGATCGAGGACAAGCCGGTCGTGCGCCGTGCGATCTCGACCGCGCCGGTGGTCAAGCCCATCCGCGTGAACGCCCCGAATTCGGTTTTTGCCCTGGGCAACGCCTTCGCAAAATCCTGA